One Merismopedia glauca CCAP 1448/3 DNA segment encodes these proteins:
- the psbM gene encoding photosystem II reaction center protein PsbM, translating to MQVNDLGFVASLLFVLVPAVFLLILYIQTASRQSGKN from the coding sequence ATGCAAGTTAACGATTTAGGTTTCGTTGCTAGTCTGCTGTTTGTCCTAGTTCCTGCCGTATTCCTCTTGATTCTATACATTCAAACCGCTAGTCGCCAAAGTGGCAAAAATTAG
- a CDS encoding 2Fe-2S iron-sulfur cluster-binding protein, whose translation MTIKFVKENKEVIIANGANLRQKGLENGIDIYTLKGKVMNCGGYGQCGLCVVEITEGMDNLSPRTDVENRKLRKKPTTYRLACQTLVNGSVSVKTKP comes from the coding sequence ATGACCATTAAATTTGTCAAAGAAAACAAAGAAGTAATTATCGCTAATGGAGCTAATCTACGGCAAAAAGGTTTAGAAAACGGGATTGATATCTATACCTTGAAAGGTAAAGTGATGAATTGTGGCGGTTACGGTCAATGTGGCTTGTGTGTGGTCGAAATTACCGAAGGAATGGACAATTTATCGCCTCGTACTGATGTAGAGAATCGCAAACTGCGAAAAAAACCGACTACTTATCGCCTAGCTTGTCAAACTTTAGTCAATGGATCGGTAAGTGTTAAGACTAAGCCTTAA